In bacterium, a single window of DNA contains:
- a CDS encoding threonine--tRNA ligase produces MAVIEWKEQRIEFNPNEPVGAVLATAGVKDAIGILQGETFFDLQTPTRTEGSFVPVLPNTKQGLELLRHTAAHVMAQAVARLYGNVEFAIGPVIDDGFYYDFDLEHVFSPEDFPKIE; encoded by the coding sequence ATGGCAGTAATCGAGTGGAAGGAACAGCGGATTGAGTTCAATCCGAATGAACCGGTCGGTGCAGTATTAGCCACCGCCGGTGTGAAGGATGCAATCGGAATTTTGCAAGGCGAAACGTTTTTCGATTTGCAGACCCCGACGCGCACCGAAGGGTCGTTCGTTCCGGTACTGCCGAATACGAAGCAAGGTCTTGAACTGTTACGTCATACCGCGGCGCACGTGATGGCGCAGGCGGTGGCGCGGCTTTACGGCAATGTTGAGTTTGCCATTGGGCCGGTCATCGACGACGGTTTCTACTACGATTTCGATCTCGAACACGTCTTCTCACCGGAAGATTTTCCGAAGATCGAA
- a CDS encoding S8 family serine peptidase encodes MRKLKILGALSYFLLSVTAFAVDNCWPGKILVQFKGDPNQWLGMKELSPADAEIADLLKEWQVTSAKQMFPLALSPEEVGGIQLRTWWKLTVPEATNLDAAIAAFSASPSIAFAQPSYIYTTDIVYNDPRATLSQQYGLYITQGDLAHDYATGSDSVIVAIVDTGVQYTHPDLSPNMWINPGEDLNGDGVIDATDLNSVDDDADGYVDNFYGADPTSNDGDPMPSPTNSSHGTHCAGIANAQTMNGVGVASLGFNCRTMAVRAGCQQYITEGYEGIEYAARKGAHVISLSWGGSTTGTQEQQVIDYAWNRNCVVLAAAGNDNVSSPHYPSALNNVISVASTNSTDVKSGFSNYGTTVDISAPGSNIMSTIPTNSYSMMSGTSMACPFAAGLAALIKSRMLAGSNQDVIDILLASADSSIYSLGGNSNYYGLLGAGRIDAMRAMEMLNVPEVHYSANTITELSGDHDGRVEPGESANLVLYMQASASFAMVDTSWLTIRSNDPGVTIQPTTRSMGSLQPGQFWNNETSPFIMTVANGGVFRNVRFTVQVFAQPGDFSAEYYFDYYVGWPELLIIDDDEGSSFETYYDSVATVMNIQFNKYDMTMNGTLPANFMRNYGWVIWITGNATSTIDALDQTAITAYLQAGGKLLMVSQNIPEDPAALSFLTTVVDVTPLHNDLLHNTIEGVQTTTIGSAGTMYLGGGHGAGNGRVSQSTVTVGTSATACYTLGTTGEACGVQKVVGNGKIVLFTVALEGISTTETGTLSDLLANIRVWLAPSDVSEPGEHNLPSTYSVSDIYPNPFNATASLRITLPQAAGAKISVYTTEGRLAVSQDYRQLPAGINILPISLQGMGSGMYFVRIATTTGYTTTRKAIYLR; translated from the coding sequence CACTGGCATTATCTCCAGAAGAAGTAGGTGGTATTCAGTTACGAACTTGGTGGAAATTAACCGTTCCCGAAGCTACCAATCTTGATGCTGCAATCGCCGCATTTTCTGCATCACCCTCAATCGCTTTTGCGCAACCGAGCTACATCTACACTACTGACATTGTTTACAACGATCCCCGGGCAACGTTGTCACAACAGTATGGACTATACATTACTCAAGGGGATTTGGCGCACGATTACGCGACTGGCAGCGATTCCGTGATTGTCGCAATTGTCGATACCGGTGTTCAGTACACCCATCCGGACTTATCACCGAACATGTGGATAAATCCTGGTGAAGATTTAAATGGGGATGGTGTTATTGACGCCACCGATCTGAACAGTGTCGATGACGATGCCGATGGTTATGTCGATAATTTCTATGGCGCTGACCCGACCTCGAATGATGGTGACCCAATGCCGAGTCCGACAAACTCTTCGCATGGTACTCATTGTGCCGGCATTGCCAACGCTCAAACGATGAACGGCGTCGGCGTTGCATCATTAGGATTCAACTGCCGCACAATGGCAGTTCGCGCGGGCTGCCAACAATACATAACGGAAGGTTATGAAGGAATCGAGTATGCCGCTCGTAAAGGCGCTCATGTAATCTCTTTGTCATGGGGCGGATCGACAACCGGTACTCAGGAACAACAAGTTATCGATTACGCCTGGAACCGCAATTGTGTGGTGTTAGCGGCAGCCGGTAACGACAATGTATCGAGTCCGCATTACCCATCGGCATTGAACAACGTGATTTCGGTGGCGTCAACTAATAGCACCGATGTAAAATCCGGTTTTTCGAATTATGGTACGACTGTCGATATCAGCGCACCGGGCAGCAACATCATGTCGACCATTCCTACCAATAGTTACTCAATGATGAGTGGCACTTCAATGGCGTGTCCATTTGCGGCTGGTTTGGCGGCATTGATTAAATCACGGATGCTGGCAGGCTCCAATCAGGATGTAATCGATATCCTCTTGGCAAGCGCCGACAGTAGTATCTACAGTCTTGGTGGTAACTCGAATTACTACGGTTTGTTGGGAGCCGGTCGCATTGATGCGATGCGGGCGATGGAAATGCTAAACGTACCTGAAGTGCACTATTCCGCCAACACGATTACCGAGTTGAGCGGTGATCATGACGGTCGGGTCGAACCGGGTGAATCGGCGAACTTGGTGCTGTATATGCAAGCGAGCGCTTCATTTGCAATGGTAGATACTTCGTGGCTCACGATTCGTTCCAACGATCCCGGCGTTACCATCCAACCGACAACCCGCAGTATGGGTTCTTTACAGCCAGGTCAGTTCTGGAACAACGAAACATCGCCCTTTATTATGACGGTAGCGAATGGCGGGGTGTTCCGCAATGTTCGCTTTACCGTGCAAGTGTTTGCCCAACCGGGTGATTTTAGTGCCGAATACTACTTTGACTATTACGTCGGTTGGCCGGAATTGCTCATCATCGACGACGACGAAGGCAGCAGCTTTGAGACGTATTACGATAGTGTTGCTACCGTAATGAACATTCAGTTCAATAAGTATGATATGACGATGAATGGGACCTTACCGGCGAACTTCATGCGCAACTATGGTTGGGTGATTTGGATTACCGGTAATGCGACCTCGACCATCGACGCTCTCGATCAAACAGCGATTACCGCTTACCTGCAAGCTGGTGGCAAATTGCTGATGGTATCGCAGAATATTCCCGAAGATCCTGCCGCCCTCTCGTTTTTGACGACTGTGGTCGATGTGACTCCATTGCATAACGATCTTCTGCACAATACGATCGAAGGGGTTCAAACCACTACGATAGGTAGTGCCGGGACTATGTATCTTGGCGGAGGACACGGCGCCGGCAATGGACGAGTATCTCAGAGTACTGTCACGGTGGGAACCAGTGCGACTGCTTGTTATACCTTGGGTACAACCGGTGAAGCCTGCGGTGTGCAAAAAGTCGTTGGTAACGGGAAGATCGTTCTCTTTACGGTGGCCTTGGAAGGAATTTCCACCACGGAAACTGGAACATTGAGCGATTTGTTGGCGAACATCCGAGTATGGTTAGCCCCCTCCGATGTATCGGAACCGGGGGAGCACAACTTGCCTTCGACCTACTCAGTGAGCGATATTTATCCCAATCCGTTTAATGCGACCGCTTCGCTACGTATCACATTACCGCAAGCGGCTGGCGCGAAAATTTCCGTATACACGACCGAAGGACGATTAGCAGTGTCGCAAGACTATCGACAATTACCCGCCGGGATTAACATCCTGCCCATCTCTTTACAAGGCATGGGAAGCGGCATGTACTTTGTCCGAATCGCGACAACGACGGGTTACACGACAACACGGAAGGCGATTTACCTTCGGTAG